In a single window of the Streptomyces sp. NBC_00353 genome:
- a CDS encoding CbtB domain-containing protein, whose amino-acid sequence MAQTAAPAAVASPAITPISLKAIAPWAVFFGILMLVLLYFVGAEQGATSVISGEGVHEWVHDGRHLLGFPCH is encoded by the coding sequence ATGGCACAGACTGCTGCCCCCGCCGCCGTCGCATCACCCGCCATCACCCCCATCTCGCTGAAGGCCATCGCCCCATGGGCGGTCTTCTTCGGCATTCTCATGCTCGTCCTGCTGTACTTCGTCGGCGCCGAGCAGGGCGCCACTTCGGTCATCTCCGGCGAGGGTGTCCACGAGTGGGTACATGACGGTCGCCACCTGCTCGGTTTCCCCTGCCACTGA
- a CDS encoding histidine phosphatase family protein, whose product MLISPALNAALREARFDGDAPLDASGVRRARAAAAAVPAADRRVHGPDERCTGTAEALGLRSDPEPALRGWDLGRWSGQRLAEVSRDEPGAVSAWLSKPSAAPHGGESLLDLHARVGGWLDSLHREGADDGSVLAVAEPAVVRAAVVHALGLPPQTFWRLDVAPLTLTELSGRSGRWNLRCGRPLGTGTDETTALHRQ is encoded by the coding sequence ATGTTGATCTCACCGGCGCTCAACGCGGCGCTGCGCGAGGCCCGGTTCGACGGCGACGCCCCGCTCGACGCGTCCGGCGTCCGGCGGGCGCGTGCGGCCGCGGCCGCGGTGCCTGCTGCCGATCGCCGGGTGCACGGCCCGGACGAACGGTGCACCGGGACCGCCGAGGCATTGGGTCTGCGGTCCGATCCCGAACCTGCCCTTCGTGGCTGGGACTTGGGGCGCTGGAGCGGGCAACGGCTGGCGGAGGTGAGCCGGGACGAGCCGGGGGCGGTATCGGCCTGGCTGTCCAAGCCCTCGGCGGCCCCGCACGGCGGTGAGTCGCTGCTGGATCTGCATGCGCGGGTGGGCGGCTGGCTGGATTCGCTGCATCGGGAGGGCGCCGATGACGGCAGCGTGCTCGCCGTGGCCGAACCCGCGGTGGTGCGGGCCGCGGTCGTGCATGCGCTGGGCCTTCCGCCCCAGACATTCTGGCGGTTGGACGTCGCTCCGCTGACGCTGACCGAGCTCAGCGGCCGGTCCGGGCGGTGGAACCTGCGTTGCGGGCGGCCCCTGGGCACCGGAACCGACGAGACCACCGCACTGCACAGACAGTAG
- a CDS encoding Asp23/Gls24 family envelope stress response protein has protein sequence MSDQTQLSRPETTRPASESTHGAGPHGENRRTEPGARGRTTIADGVVAKIAGLAARGVPGVQSMGGGFVRGMGTVRDRVPGAGSRSVTSGVKVEVGEVQTAVDLSIIVEYGFPIVELAGDVRTEVIAAIERMTGLEVVEVNITVTDVKLPDEEEEQQAPERRVA, from the coding sequence ATGAGCGATCAAACGCAGCTGAGCCGGCCCGAGACCACCCGCCCGGCATCCGAGTCCACGCACGGAGCGGGACCGCATGGCGAAAACCGCCGAACGGAGCCCGGGGCACGGGGGCGTACCACGATCGCCGACGGCGTAGTGGCGAAGATCGCCGGGCTGGCGGCCCGGGGCGTGCCCGGGGTCCAGAGCATGGGCGGAGGATTCGTCCGCGGTATGGGGACCGTGCGGGATCGAGTGCCCGGAGCGGGAAGCCGGTCCGTCACCAGCGGTGTCAAGGTCGAGGTCGGCGAGGTTCAGACCGCTGTCGACCTGTCGATCATCGTCGAATACGGCTTCCCGATCGTCGAGCTCGCGGGCGATGTCCGGACCGAGGTGATCGCCGCCATCGAGCGGATGACCGGTCTGGAGGTCGTAGAGGTCAACATCACGGTGACCGACGTGAAGCTGCCCGACGAGGAAGAGGAGCAGCAGGCGCCGGAGAGGCGAGTCGCGTAG
- a CDS encoding CbtA family protein, whose amino-acid sequence MNSISVRALLVRGMLAGLVAGALALAVAYFLGESRVDAAIALEEAHSHDHGGGEELVSRTMQSTAGLATGVLVFGVAIGGIAALVFCYALGRIGRFGPRATSALIAFGALLTVYVVPFLKYPANPPAVGNPDTIGQRTALFFLMVALSVLLAVAAVILGKRLAPRLGNWNATIAASAGYVLVIGLAYAFLPSFNEVGKDFPAGLLWEFRLATLAVQATLWTTFGLFFGYLTERLLVPGPDTVPAGGGTASRTATAAG is encoded by the coding sequence ATGAACTCCATATCCGTCAGAGCCCTGCTGGTCCGCGGCATGCTGGCCGGCCTCGTCGCGGGCGCGCTCGCACTTGCCGTCGCCTACTTCCTCGGAGAGTCGCGGGTCGACGCGGCGATCGCCCTCGAAGAGGCACACAGCCACGACCACGGCGGCGGCGAGGAACTCGTCAGCCGCACGATGCAGTCCACGGCCGGCCTCGCCACCGGTGTCCTCGTCTTCGGCGTGGCCATCGGCGGCATCGCCGCGCTCGTCTTCTGCTACGCCCTCGGCCGCATCGGCAGGTTCGGCCCGCGGGCCACGTCTGCACTGATCGCGTTCGGCGCCCTGCTGACCGTGTATGTCGTGCCGTTCCTCAAATACCCGGCCAACCCGCCGGCCGTCGGCAACCCCGACACGATCGGCCAACGCACCGCCCTGTTCTTCCTCATGGTCGCTCTCAGCGTGCTGCTCGCCGTTGCGGCCGTCATCCTCGGCAAGCGGCTGGCTCCTCGCCTGGGCAACTGGAACGCGACGATCGCCGCATCCGCCGGCTACGTCCTCGTCATCGGTCTCGCCTACGCTTTCCTGCCCTCGTTCAACGAGGTCGGCAAGGACTTCCCGGCTGGTCTGCTGTGGGAGTTCCGCCTCGCCACCCTCGCCGTTCAGGCCACGCTCTGGACCACTTTCGGTCTGTTTTTCGGCTACCTGACCGAACGGCTGCTGGTGCCGGGACCGGACACGGTCCCGGCGGGTGGCGGCACGGCATCCCGCACGGCCACCGCTGCCGGCTGA